A segment of the Alphaproteobacteria bacterium genome:
TTTTTGTTCCAGGTACCGCACCTTTTACAAAAATAAGTTGATTTTCTTGATCAACAGAAACAACTCTTAAATTTTGAATTGTAACACGTTCATCACCCATATGACCTGCCATTTTAGCGTTTTTGAACACACGACCAGGATCTTGACAACCTGCAACAGCTCCCAGACCTCTGTGGTTCAATGATACGTTAGAACGACCTCTAATTGCAAAGCCATAACGTTTAATAACGCCTTGGAAACCTTTACCTTTAGATTGTCCAATCACATCAACAAATTGACCTGCCACAAAATGACTTACATCAAGTTGATCACCAACCTGAACATCTGCAGGGGCTTCTGGCAAACGAAATTCTCTTAGAATTTGCTGAGGTTCAACTTTTGCCTTCGCAAAATGACCACGCATTTGCTGCGTTGTATTTTTAACTTTAGCTTTTTTTGTCGCTAATTGTACAGCATCATAACCATTCTTCTCTT
Coding sequences within it:
- the rplC gene encoding 50S ribosomal protein L3; translation: MRTGLILKKLGMTRKFNESGEHVPVTVLQLENIYVTSILSQEKNGYDAVQLATKKAKVKNTTQQMRGHFAKAKVEPQQILREFRLPEAPADVQVGDQLDVSHFVAGQFVDVIGQSKGKGFQGVIKRYGFAIRGRSNVSLNHRGLGAVAGCQDPGRVFKNAKMAGHMGDERVTIQNLRVVSVDQENQLIFVKGAVPGTKNGYVMLCDAVKKTMPSDLPKFGLKRSKQDTVQSAVVSMDATVEEVASNPESQND